In Balearica regulorum gibbericeps isolate bBalReg1 chromosome 2, bBalReg1.pri, whole genome shotgun sequence, one DNA window encodes the following:
- the PRP4K gene encoding serine/threonine-protein kinase PRP4 homolog isoform X2, which yields MAAAAEPELRAPEVEDADASERSVNEENGEVSEADQPQNKHSRHKKKKHKHRSKHKKHKHSSEEDKDKKHKHRHKHKKHKRKEVADTSDKEDGPAKRTKIDFLAPLEDLEKQRALLKAELENELMEGKVQSGMGLILQGYESGSEEEGEINEKARNGTRPTAKSNTKGKLEPVDNKTSSKKGSKSESKERTRHRSDKKKGKVGVDGIKEKTTRSKSKERRKSKSPYKRSKSQDQTRKSRSPMLKRRSQEKNRKSKSPPEDRNKADDKSKSRDRRKSPVVNENKSRDRGRKSKSPAELRSKSKDRRSRSKDRKPRRSETDKEKKPIKSPSKDASSGKENRSPRRPGRSPKGRSLSPKPREKSRRSRSPLFNDRRSKQSKSPSRTRSPVRRVRSRSAERKRRESERRRLSSPRTRTRDDILSRRERSKDVSPPSRWSPSRRRSRSPIRRRSRSPLRRSRSPRRRSRSPRRRDRGRRSRSRLRRRSRSRGGHRRRSRSKVKEDKFKGSLSEGMKAEQESSSDENLEDFDLEEEDEEAEIRQRRLQRQAIVQKYKGQTEDSNISVPSEPSSPQSSTRSRSNSPDDILERVAADVKEYERENVDTFEASVKAKHNLMTVEQNNGSAQKKLLAPDMFTESDDMFAAYFDSARLRAAGFGKDFKENPNLRDNWTDAEGYYRVNIGEVLDKRYNVYGYTGQGVFSNVVRARDMARANQEVAVKIIRNNELMQKTGLKELEFLKKLNDADPDDKFHCLRLFRHFYHKQHLCLVFEPLSMNLREVLKKYGKDVGLHIKAVRSYSQQLFLALKLLKRCNILHADIKPDNILVNESKTILKLCDFGSASHVADNDITPYLVSRFYRAPEITKHHSGNMMAVKNSDFESMLV from the exons ATGGCCGCCGCGGCGGAGCCCGAGCTGCGAGCGCCCGA ggTTGAGGATGCTGATGCATCTGAGAGAAgtgtaaatgaagaaaatggggAAGTATCAGAGGCAGACCAACCTCAGAACAAGCACAGCcgacacaaaaaaaagaaacacaaacaccGAAGTAAACACAAGAAACATAAACATTCTTCAGAAGAGGATAAGGACAAAAAACATAAACACAGACACAAACATAAGAAACATAAACGGAAAGAGGTAGCTGATACCTCTGACAAGGAAGATGGACCAGCTAAAAGAactaaaattgattttttagCTCCTCTGGAAGACTTGGAGAAACAAAGAGCGTTATTGAAAGCTGAActtgaaaatgaattaatggAAGGAAAAGTCCAGTCTGGGATGGGATTAATATTACAAGGTTATGAGTCAGGATCTGAAGAAGAGGGGGAGATTAATGAAAAAGCACGAAATGGAACGAGGCCTACAGCTAAGTCAAACACTAAGGGGAAATTAGAACCTGTGGACAATAAAACTAGTTCCAAGAAAGGAAGTAAGAGTGAATCAAAAGAAAGGACTAGGCATAGATCTGACAAAAAGAAGGGCAAGGTAGGAGTTGATGGAATCAAAGAGAAGACAACTAGAAGCAAGtcaaaagagaggaggaaatccAAAAGCCCATATAAAAGGAGCAAGTCTCAAGATCAGACAAGGAAATCTAGGTCTCCAATGCTTAAAAGGCGAtctcaggagaaaaacagaaagtctAAATCTCCCCCAGAGGATAGAAATAAGGCTGATGATAAAAGTAAATCCAGAGATCGCAGAAAGTCTCCAgttgtaaatgaaaacaaaagcagagatcGTGGCAGAAAATCTAAATCTCCAGCAGAACTAAGGAGCAAATCCAAAGATAGAAGATCACGGTCCAAAGATAGAAAACCTAGGAGATCAGAgactgacaaagaaaaaaagccaattaaATCTCCTTCTAAAGATGCttcttcagggaaagaaaacaggtcCCCTAGACGACCTGGCCGTAGCCCAAAAGGAAGAAGCTTATCTCCCAAACCACGTGAAAAGTCAAGAAGAAGCAGATCCCCTCTTTTTAATGATCGTAGATCTAAACAGAGTAAATCTCCCTCTCGAACCCGGTCTCCGGTTAGAAGAGTGAGGAGTAGATcggcagaaaggaaaagaagagaatcagaaaggaGGCGTCTGTCTTCTCCCAG AACGCGGACCAGAGATGATATTTTGTCTAGACGTGAAAGATCGAAAGATGTTAGCCCACCCAGTAGATGGTCTCCATCCAGAAGAAGGTCTCGGTCCCCCATTAGAAGGAGGTCTCGTTCACCACTTCGACGTAGCCGATCTCCAAGAAGGCGGAGTAGGTCTCCTCGGAGGAG GGATAGAGGCCGAAGAAGTAGATCTCGCCTTCGAAGAAGGTCCAGGTCACGTGGTGGCCATAGACGtagaagcagaagcaaagttAAAGAAGACAAATTTAAAGGTAGTCTTTCTGAGGGTATGAAAGCTGAACAGGAGTCTTCATCAGATGAAAA TCTTGAAGACTTTGATTTGGaagaagaggatgaagaagcagagaTAAGACAAAGAAGATTACAGCGGCAAGCAATTGTTCAG aaatacaaaggCCAGACAGAAGACAGTAATATATCTGTACCATCTGAACCAAGCAGTCCTCAAAGTAGTACACGTAGTCGCTCAAATTCACCAGACGACATCCTAGAAAGAGTAGCTGCTGATGTTAAGGAGTACGAACGGGAAAACGTGGACACATTTGAGGCATCGGTAAAAGCCAAGCACAACCTCATGACAGTTGAACAGAACAACG gttCAGCTCAGAAGAAACTGCTAGCTCCTGATATGTTCACAGAATCAGATGATATGTTCGCTGCATACTTTGAT agtgcTCGTCTAAGGGCTGCTGGGTTTGGAAAAGACTTCAAAGAAAACCCCAATCTCAGGGATAACTGGACTGATGCAGAAGGCTATTACC GTGTTAATATAGGTGAAGTTCTAGATAAACGTTACAATGTGTATGGTTACACTGGTCAGGGAGTCTTCAGTAACGTAGTGCGAGCCAGGGACATGGCAAGAGCAAACCAAGAAGTAGCGGTTAAAATCATCAGGAACAATGAACTTAT GCAAAAAACTGGCCTAAAAGAACTGGAATTTTTGAAGAAGCTCAATGATGCAGATCCTGATGACAAGTTTCATTGTCTACGATTGTTCAGGCATTTCTACCACAAACAACATCTCTGTCTGGTATTTGAGCCACTGAG taTGAATTTACGAGAGGTGTTGAAAAAGTATGGGAAAGATGTTGGACTCCATATTAAAGCTGTGCGTTCCTACAGCCAGCAGTTGTTCCTGGCTTTAAAGCTTCTTAAAAGATGCAATATCCTACATGCAGATATTAAACCAGATAATATTTTG GTGAACGAGTCTAAAACGATATTAAAGCTTTGTGATTTTGGATCAGCTTCACATGTTGCAGATAATGACATCACACCATATCTAGTTAGTAGATTTTATCGGGCTCCAGAAATCA CAAAACATCACTCTGGAAATATGATGGCAGTCAAAAATTCAGACTTTGAAAGCATGCTTGTGTGA
- the PRP4K gene encoding serine/threonine-protein kinase PRP4 homolog isoform X1, with protein sequence MAAAAEPELRAPEVEDADASERSVNEENGEVSEADQPQNKHSRHKKKKHKHRSKHKKHKHSSEEDKDKKHKHRHKHKKHKRKEVADTSDKEDGPAKRTKIDFLAPLEDLEKQRALLKAELENELMEGKVQSGMGLILQGYESGSEEEGEINEKARNGTRPTAKSNTKGKLEPVDNKTSSKKGSKSESKERTRHRSDKKKGKVGVDGIKEKTTRSKSKERRKSKSPYKRSKSQDQTRKSRSPMLKRRSQEKNRKSKSPPEDRNKADDKSKSRDRRKSPVVNENKSRDRGRKSKSPAELRSKSKDRRSRSKDRKPRRSETDKEKKPIKSPSKDASSGKENRSPRRPGRSPKGRSLSPKPREKSRRSRSPLFNDRRSKQSKSPSRTRSPVRRVRSRSAERKRRESERRRLSSPRTRTRDDILSRRERSKDVSPPSRWSPSRRRSRSPIRRRSRSPLRRSRSPRRRSRSPRRRDRGRRSRSRLRRRSRSRGGHRRRSRSKVKEDKFKGSLSEGMKAEQESSSDENLEDFDLEEEDEEAEIRQRRLQRQAIVQKYKGQTEDSNISVPSEPSSPQSSTRSRSNSPDDILERVAADVKEYERENVDTFEASVKAKHNLMTVEQNNGSAQKKLLAPDMFTESDDMFAAYFDSARLRAAGFGKDFKENPNLRDNWTDAEGYYRVNIGEVLDKRYNVYGYTGQGVFSNVVRARDMARANQEVAVKIIRNNELMQKTGLKELEFLKKLNDADPDDKFHCLRLFRHFYHKQHLCLVFEPLSMNLREVLKKYGKDVGLHIKAVRSYSQQLFLALKLLKRCNILHADIKPDNILVNESKTILKLCDFGSASHVADNDITPYLVSRFYRAPEIIIGKIYDYGIDMWSVGCTLYELYTGKILFPGKTNNHMLKLAMDLKGKMPNKMIRKGVFKDQHFDQNLNFMYIEVDKVTEREKVTVMSTINPTKDLLADLIGCQRLPEDQRKKVHQLKDLLDQILMLDPAKRISINQALQHAFIQEKI encoded by the exons ATGGCCGCCGCGGCGGAGCCCGAGCTGCGAGCGCCCGA ggTTGAGGATGCTGATGCATCTGAGAGAAgtgtaaatgaagaaaatggggAAGTATCAGAGGCAGACCAACCTCAGAACAAGCACAGCcgacacaaaaaaaagaaacacaaacaccGAAGTAAACACAAGAAACATAAACATTCTTCAGAAGAGGATAAGGACAAAAAACATAAACACAGACACAAACATAAGAAACATAAACGGAAAGAGGTAGCTGATACCTCTGACAAGGAAGATGGACCAGCTAAAAGAactaaaattgattttttagCTCCTCTGGAAGACTTGGAGAAACAAAGAGCGTTATTGAAAGCTGAActtgaaaatgaattaatggAAGGAAAAGTCCAGTCTGGGATGGGATTAATATTACAAGGTTATGAGTCAGGATCTGAAGAAGAGGGGGAGATTAATGAAAAAGCACGAAATGGAACGAGGCCTACAGCTAAGTCAAACACTAAGGGGAAATTAGAACCTGTGGACAATAAAACTAGTTCCAAGAAAGGAAGTAAGAGTGAATCAAAAGAAAGGACTAGGCATAGATCTGACAAAAAGAAGGGCAAGGTAGGAGTTGATGGAATCAAAGAGAAGACAACTAGAAGCAAGtcaaaagagaggaggaaatccAAAAGCCCATATAAAAGGAGCAAGTCTCAAGATCAGACAAGGAAATCTAGGTCTCCAATGCTTAAAAGGCGAtctcaggagaaaaacagaaagtctAAATCTCCCCCAGAGGATAGAAATAAGGCTGATGATAAAAGTAAATCCAGAGATCGCAGAAAGTCTCCAgttgtaaatgaaaacaaaagcagagatcGTGGCAGAAAATCTAAATCTCCAGCAGAACTAAGGAGCAAATCCAAAGATAGAAGATCACGGTCCAAAGATAGAAAACCTAGGAGATCAGAgactgacaaagaaaaaaagccaattaaATCTCCTTCTAAAGATGCttcttcagggaaagaaaacaggtcCCCTAGACGACCTGGCCGTAGCCCAAAAGGAAGAAGCTTATCTCCCAAACCACGTGAAAAGTCAAGAAGAAGCAGATCCCCTCTTTTTAATGATCGTAGATCTAAACAGAGTAAATCTCCCTCTCGAACCCGGTCTCCGGTTAGAAGAGTGAGGAGTAGATcggcagaaaggaaaagaagagaatcagaaaggaGGCGTCTGTCTTCTCCCAG AACGCGGACCAGAGATGATATTTTGTCTAGACGTGAAAGATCGAAAGATGTTAGCCCACCCAGTAGATGGTCTCCATCCAGAAGAAGGTCTCGGTCCCCCATTAGAAGGAGGTCTCGTTCACCACTTCGACGTAGCCGATCTCCAAGAAGGCGGAGTAGGTCTCCTCGGAGGAG GGATAGAGGCCGAAGAAGTAGATCTCGCCTTCGAAGAAGGTCCAGGTCACGTGGTGGCCATAGACGtagaagcagaagcaaagttAAAGAAGACAAATTTAAAGGTAGTCTTTCTGAGGGTATGAAAGCTGAACAGGAGTCTTCATCAGATGAAAA TCTTGAAGACTTTGATTTGGaagaagaggatgaagaagcagagaTAAGACAAAGAAGATTACAGCGGCAAGCAATTGTTCAG aaatacaaaggCCAGACAGAAGACAGTAATATATCTGTACCATCTGAACCAAGCAGTCCTCAAAGTAGTACACGTAGTCGCTCAAATTCACCAGACGACATCCTAGAAAGAGTAGCTGCTGATGTTAAGGAGTACGAACGGGAAAACGTGGACACATTTGAGGCATCGGTAAAAGCCAAGCACAACCTCATGACAGTTGAACAGAACAACG gttCAGCTCAGAAGAAACTGCTAGCTCCTGATATGTTCACAGAATCAGATGATATGTTCGCTGCATACTTTGAT agtgcTCGTCTAAGGGCTGCTGGGTTTGGAAAAGACTTCAAAGAAAACCCCAATCTCAGGGATAACTGGACTGATGCAGAAGGCTATTACC GTGTTAATATAGGTGAAGTTCTAGATAAACGTTACAATGTGTATGGTTACACTGGTCAGGGAGTCTTCAGTAACGTAGTGCGAGCCAGGGACATGGCAAGAGCAAACCAAGAAGTAGCGGTTAAAATCATCAGGAACAATGAACTTAT GCAAAAAACTGGCCTAAAAGAACTGGAATTTTTGAAGAAGCTCAATGATGCAGATCCTGATGACAAGTTTCATTGTCTACGATTGTTCAGGCATTTCTACCACAAACAACATCTCTGTCTGGTATTTGAGCCACTGAG taTGAATTTACGAGAGGTGTTGAAAAAGTATGGGAAAGATGTTGGACTCCATATTAAAGCTGTGCGTTCCTACAGCCAGCAGTTGTTCCTGGCTTTAAAGCTTCTTAAAAGATGCAATATCCTACATGCAGATATTAAACCAGATAATATTTTG GTGAACGAGTCTAAAACGATATTAAAGCTTTGTGATTTTGGATCAGCTTCACATGTTGCAGATAATGACATCACACCATATCTAGTTAGTAGATTTTATCGGGCTCCAGAAATCA TTATAGGAAAAATCTATGACTATGGTATAGATATGTGGTCTGTAGGCTGCACATTATATGAACTTTATACAGGAAAAATACTCTTTCCTGGCAAAACCAATAACCATATGTTGAAACTAGCCATGGATCTCAAAGGAAAGATGCCAAACAag ATGATTCGAAAAGGTGTGTTCAAAGATCAGCACTTTGATCAAAATCTCAACTTTATGTATATAGAAGTAGATAAAGTGACAGAAAGG